Proteins encoded by one window of Chondromyces crocatus:
- the hflX gene encoding GTPase HflX, whose translation MAKRSDRSRSDHHPVHRPLHSQRALVIAVQRPEQPDAEVSRSLGELVRLAGSLGIHVVQRVVQRRLGASATSLVGEGKLRELAALTGGPGEVHPGPKAAGPPSVEPEVPPVVDVVLVDAELTPGQQRHLGIALGVDVLDRTAIILRVFELHARTREAMLQVEMARLHHEAPRIRDDTGLGDREGGGGRGGRGHSNVELRKQRHRARIGALQRELSVVKAQRAMQRARRQDMRRVALVGYTNAGKSSLMRGLTGSDVLVEDKLFATLGTTIRALQPPANPPILVADTVGFIEHLPHALIESFRSTLDEVHEASLLLFVVDASDPAFETQLSVTRQVVDELGAAQIPAKVLLNKIDRLDDLERAALEEQFPDALAISAHDPADVRRLREEVIRFFEGKMTTAQVCVPYQLARVFAGLRQELQVLTEEYGETGILLTLRASPEVLARLEHRLAQHEEVA comes from the coding sequence ATGGCGAAGCGTTCCGATCGTTCACGTTCTGATCATCATCCCGTTCACCGTCCCCTTCATTCCCAGCGCGCGCTGGTCATCGCCGTTCAGCGTCCGGAGCAGCCGGACGCCGAGGTCTCGAGGTCGCTCGGGGAGCTCGTGCGGCTCGCCGGCTCCCTCGGGATCCACGTCGTCCAGCGTGTCGTGCAGCGGCGACTCGGCGCGAGCGCCACCTCGCTGGTGGGAGAGGGCAAGCTCCGCGAGCTGGCCGCGCTGACCGGCGGCCCGGGCGAGGTCCATCCAGGGCCGAAGGCGGCTGGGCCACCGAGCGTCGAGCCCGAGGTCCCGCCGGTCGTCGACGTCGTGCTCGTCGACGCCGAGCTGACCCCGGGGCAACAGCGCCACCTGGGCATCGCCCTGGGGGTCGACGTCCTCGATCGGACGGCGATCATCCTGCGGGTGTTCGAGCTGCATGCCCGGACCCGCGAGGCGATGCTCCAGGTGGAGATGGCCCGTCTCCACCACGAAGCGCCCCGGATCCGCGACGACACCGGCCTTGGTGATCGCGAGGGGGGCGGCGGGAGGGGCGGACGCGGCCACTCCAACGTCGAGCTGCGCAAGCAGCGCCACCGAGCCCGGATCGGCGCCCTCCAGCGTGAGCTCTCCGTGGTGAAGGCCCAGCGGGCGATGCAGCGCGCTCGTCGGCAGGACATGCGGCGGGTGGCCCTCGTCGGCTACACGAATGCGGGCAAGTCCTCGCTGATGCGTGGCCTGACGGGGAGCGACGTGCTCGTCGAGGACAAGCTCTTCGCCACCCTCGGCACCACCATCCGGGCGCTCCAGCCGCCGGCGAACCCGCCGATCCTCGTGGCGGACACGGTGGGGTTCATCGAGCACCTGCCCCACGCGCTCATCGAGTCGTTCCGCTCCACGCTGGACGAGGTGCACGAGGCGTCGCTCTTGCTCTTCGTCGTCGACGCCTCGGATCCTGCCTTCGAGACGCAGCTCTCGGTGACGCGCCAGGTCGTCGACGAGCTTGGCGCGGCTCAGATCCCGGCGAAGGTGTTGCTCAACAAGATCGACCGGCTCGACGACCTGGAGCGTGCTGCGCTGGAGGAACAGTTCCCCGACGCGCTCGCGATCTCCGCGCACGATCCGGCCGATGTGCGGCGACTGAGGGAGGAGGTGATCCGCTTCTTCGAGGGGAAGATGACCACCGCACAGGTCTGCGTCCCCTACCAGCTCGCCCGCGTCTTCGCGGGCCTGCGGCAGGAGCTGCAGGTGCTCACCGAGGAGTACGGTGAAACAGGCATCCTCCTCACCCTGCGCGCCTCGCCCGAGGTGCTCGCGCGCCTCGAGCATCGGCTCGCCCAGCACGAGGAGGTCGCCTGA
- a CDS encoding DUF2239 family protein, whose amino-acid sequence MTYTAFVGTRCLVSGGLREVLLRTKALLDEGSDEVVLLFDDRTGRQVDFNFQGTPEEVVARATPAAPRTGPGRPKLGVVSREVSLLPRHWAWLEQQPQGISAALRRLVEEASKRDPGKEQARLAREAASQFLTTMAGNLPGYEEATRALFAEDAGRFAEQIRAWPEDVREHAARLAKPSFRQDEAAP is encoded by the coding sequence GTGACGTACACAGCGTTCGTGGGGACCCGGTGTCTGGTGTCGGGGGGGCTGCGCGAGGTGCTTCTTCGCACGAAGGCGCTCCTCGATGAGGGGAGCGACGAGGTGGTGCTCCTGTTCGACGACAGGACGGGCCGGCAGGTGGATTTCAACTTCCAGGGGACGCCGGAGGAGGTGGTCGCACGCGCGACGCCGGCTGCGCCACGCACCGGGCCGGGGCGTCCGAAGCTCGGGGTGGTGAGCCGGGAGGTGTCGCTGCTGCCGCGGCACTGGGCGTGGCTCGAGCAGCAGCCACAAGGGATCTCGGCGGCGCTGCGAAGGCTGGTGGAGGAGGCGAGCAAGCGGGATCCCGGCAAGGAGCAAGCGCGGCTGGCACGAGAAGCGGCGAGCCAGTTCCTGACGACGATGGCGGGCAACCTGCCGGGGTACGAGGAGGCGACACGCGCGCTGTTCGCCGAGGATGCAGGGCGGTTTGCGGAGCAGATCCGAGCGTGGCCGGAGGACGTCCGAGAGCACGCGGCGCGGCTGGCGAAGCCTTCGTTCCGGCAGGACGAAGCGGCTCCTTAG
- a CDS encoding recombinase family protein, which produces MWFSSTLPATYQKGEPQLRQVSNRPRAGLYCRVSNHDQRPKMQGPRAAAVGRTRRLEIVVEYVDCAVSGARERRPELDRLPSDVHPGGVDILSCWRFERLAPSLRHLISALDDFRERALH; this is translated from the coding sequence GTGTGGTTCAGTTCGACGCTGCCAGCGACGTACCAGAAGGGTGAACCCCAACTTCGACAAGTCAGCAATAGACCTCGTGCCGGGCTCTACTGCCGTGTCAGCAATCACGATCAGCGGCCAAAAATGCAAGGTCCACGAGCGGCGGCAGTTGGCCGAACAAGGCGGCTGGAGATCGTGGTCGAGTACGTGGACTGCGCAGTTAGCGGCGCACGTGAGCGTCGTCCCGAACTTGACCGGCTACCGTCTGACGTTCACCCGGGCGGCGTCGACATCCTCTCCTGCTGGCGCTTCGAGCGATTAGCCCCGTCGTTGCGACACCTGATTTCAGCGCTCGACGATTTTCGGGAACGGGCGTTGCATTGA
- a CDS encoding RNA polymerase sigma factor: MTPRPPAASASAPHAASAPARVATSTPNGIHREDMALVARLVAGDEACFTQLVERLHGPMQRLARTLVRDQAGAQEIVQETWTVVLDSLPRFEGRASLKTWIFRILTNRARTRATRDKRMVPVAWMEDGGADDESAVSPERFHWWGRWTSAPTSFPSASPEDHVLRKEMGTRLLVELDALPQGQRAVVTLRDVDGCSSEEVCEILGINETNQRVLLHRGRARLRAALEQYLRSE; the protein is encoded by the coding sequence TTGACGCCCCGGCCCCCTGCAGCTTCCGCGAGCGCCCCGCACGCCGCGAGCGCCCCTGCGCGGGTCGCCACCAGCACCCCGAACGGCATCCACCGTGAAGACATGGCCCTGGTCGCGCGCCTCGTGGCCGGCGACGAGGCCTGCTTCACCCAGCTCGTCGAGCGCTTGCACGGCCCCATGCAGCGTCTCGCTCGCACCCTGGTGCGCGACCAGGCAGGGGCCCAGGAGATCGTCCAGGAGACGTGGACCGTCGTGCTCGACAGCCTCCCTCGCTTCGAGGGCCGCGCGTCGCTCAAGACCTGGATCTTCCGCATCCTGACCAACCGCGCCCGGACCCGGGCCACCCGCGACAAGCGCATGGTCCCCGTGGCCTGGATGGAGGACGGCGGCGCGGACGACGAATCGGCCGTCTCCCCCGAGCGCTTCCACTGGTGGGGCCGCTGGACGTCCGCGCCGACCTCGTTCCCCTCGGCGAGTCCGGAGGACCACGTCCTTCGCAAGGAGATGGGCACCCGGCTGCTCGTCGAGCTCGACGCCCTCCCTCAGGGCCAGCGCGCCGTGGTCACCCTCCGGGACGTGGACGGGTGCTCCTCCGAAGAGGTGTGCGAGATCCTGGGCATCAACGAGACCAACCAGCGCGTTCTCCTGCACCGAGGGCGAGCGCGGCTCCGCGCTGCCCTCGAGCAGTACCTGCGGAGCGAGTAG
- a CDS encoding anti-sigma factor family protein, producing the protein MFITCRQLTEMITDEGEGKLSPVQRLGYRFHLSWCSHCRIYVDQMLTTVETLKALPEEPVPEATQAELLAQFRKHHTP; encoded by the coding sequence ATGTTCATCACCTGCCGGCAGTTGACGGAGATGATCACGGACGAAGGCGAGGGGAAGCTCTCCCCCGTCCAGCGGCTCGGCTACCGGTTCCATCTCTCGTGGTGCAGCCACTGCCGCATCTACGTCGACCAGATGCTCACCACCGTCGAGACCTTGAAGGCGCTCCCCGAAGAGCCCGTCCCCGAAGCGACCCAGGCCGAACTCCTCGCGCAGTTCCGCAAGCACCACACCCCCTGA
- a CDS encoding GNAT family N-acetyltransferase: MLIVDLRPEHPGDAAAIRRVNERAFNTPAEADLVDALTRNGGVTLSLVASIDGQVVGHILFSPVTIEREGAHDEAIGLAPMAVLPEHQRRGIGDRLIREGLDRLRRAGHGAVVVLGHPAYYPRFGFEPASRFGLRWEIACPDEAFMALELRPGALVSHPGIVRYRPEFGAVSSAEPPPA, encoded by the coding sequence ATGCTCATCGTCGACCTTCGCCCCGAGCACCCTGGTGACGCCGCCGCGATCCGCCGCGTGAACGAGCGCGCCTTCAACACACCTGCCGAGGCCGACCTCGTCGACGCCTTGACCCGCAACGGCGGCGTCACGCTCTCCCTCGTCGCCTCGATCGACGGCCAGGTGGTGGGTCACATCCTGTTCTCCCCGGTCACCATCGAACGCGAAGGCGCGCACGACGAGGCCATCGGCCTCGCCCCCATGGCCGTCCTCCCCGAGCACCAGCGTCGCGGCATCGGCGACCGCCTGATCCGCGAGGGCCTCGACCGCCTCCGACGCGCAGGCCACGGCGCCGTGGTCGTCCTCGGCCACCCCGCCTACTACCCGCGCTTCGGCTTCGAACCCGCCAGCCGCTTCGGCCTTCGCTGGGAGATCGCCTGCCCCGACGAGGCCTTCATGGCCCTGGAGCTTCGCCCTGGCGCCCTCGTGTCCCACCCCGGCATCGTGCGTTACCGCCCGGAGTTCGGCGCCGTCTCCTCCGCCGAGCCACCCCCCGCCTGA
- a CDS encoding helix-turn-helix domain-containing protein gives MASRCVPPACPAELPHPSSRSVTPGVVASLVQPVAARLWQRSHRDEARALFEKVRGAAPETLIPGRELKPLLAALEASGLLGLHLVALFPQASLGFVDYYTMSSATLREGLQRFVHCIGVFVDAIPLSLVVEGDEARLVLRERNRPRLSRRLAEFFFGLVATRCREAVGPAMEFRSVSWIHPERDQQAACEAFFGAPNHFGCEEDALAFDASLLDCPLLTADPAVSLALDEHVRRLGDRARRDEFVEAVRVAVARTLPGAPKVSLLARALGVSTRTLQRRLSERGTHLQALLDEVRRERAVALLEDPKVPIATLAERLGFAESAPFFRAFRRWTGTTPAVFRSRKNGGDHGG, from the coding sequence ATGGCGTCGCGATGTGTGCCGCCTGCATGCCCAGCAGAACTCCCGCATCCCTCGTCACGCAGCGTGACGCCCGGCGTCGTGGCCTCGCTCGTGCAGCCCGTCGCTGCGAGGCTGTGGCAACGCTCGCACCGGGACGAGGCGCGGGCGCTGTTCGAGAAGGTGCGCGGCGCAGCGCCCGAGACCTTGATCCCGGGGCGTGAGCTGAAGCCACTGCTCGCAGCGCTGGAGGCGTCGGGGCTGCTCGGACTGCACCTCGTCGCGCTGTTCCCGCAGGCGAGCCTGGGGTTCGTCGACTACTACACGATGTCCAGCGCGACGCTGCGCGAGGGGCTCCAGCGGTTCGTCCACTGCATCGGGGTGTTCGTCGATGCCATCCCGCTCTCGCTCGTCGTCGAAGGGGACGAGGCGCGGCTCGTCCTCCGGGAGCGCAACCGGCCGCGGCTGTCGCGGCGTCTGGCGGAGTTCTTCTTCGGGCTGGTGGCGACGCGGTGCCGCGAAGCGGTAGGGCCGGCGATGGAGTTCCGGTCGGTGTCGTGGATTCACCCGGAGAGGGACCAGCAGGCGGCGTGCGAGGCGTTCTTCGGCGCTCCGAACCACTTCGGGTGCGAGGAGGATGCGCTCGCCTTCGACGCTTCGCTGCTGGACTGCCCGCTGCTCACGGCGGACCCGGCGGTGAGCTTGGCGCTCGACGAGCACGTGCGCCGCCTGGGCGATCGCGCGCGACGCGACGAGTTCGTGGAGGCGGTGCGGGTGGCGGTGGCGCGCACGTTGCCGGGAGCGCCGAAGGTGTCGCTCCTGGCACGGGCGCTGGGGGTGTCGACGCGGACGCTCCAGCGGCGGCTGTCGGAGCGAGGCACGCACCTGCAAGCGCTGCTCGACGAGGTGCGGCGCGAGCGGGCGGTGGCCCTGCTAGAGGATCCGAAGGTGCCCATCGCCACACTCGCCGAGCGTCTGGGCTTCGCGGAGAGCGCGCCGTTCTTCCGGGCGTTCCGCCGCTGGACGGGCACCACGCCGGCGGTCTTCCGGTCGCGGAAAAACGGGGGCGATCACGGAGGTTGA
- a CDS encoding dihydrofolate reductase family protein → MQPLRYSINVTLDGCCDHLAGVPSEEIHQHAVANIEQADSLLFGRVTYEMMEVAWRHPVPAGTRPGWMEPFARTIDAKKKYVVSSSLPGVDWNAELLRGDLGEAVQQLKQKSGNGILTGGVTLPKALAELGLIDEYEFVVHPRIAGHGPTLFAGLSKYIDLKLVGRLELPSGAMAMRYAPKR, encoded by the coding sequence ATGCAACCTCTTCGATACTCCATCAACGTCACCCTGGACGGGTGCTGCGACCATCTCGCCGGTGTCCCGAGCGAAGAGATCCACCAGCACGCCGTCGCGAACATCGAGCAGGCCGATAGCCTCCTCTTTGGCCGGGTGACGTACGAAATGATGGAGGTCGCGTGGCGACACCCCGTGCCTGCGGGGACGAGGCCGGGCTGGATGGAGCCTTTCGCCAGAACGATCGACGCCAAGAAGAAGTACGTCGTGTCGAGTTCCCTTCCCGGGGTCGACTGGAACGCGGAACTCCTGCGCGGGGACCTGGGAGAAGCCGTTCAGCAGCTCAAGCAGAAGTCGGGGAACGGCATCTTGACGGGTGGCGTCACCCTCCCGAAAGCGCTGGCGGAGCTAGGATTGATCGATGAGTACGAGTTCGTCGTGCATCCCCGGATCGCAGGCCATGGGCCGACGCTGTTCGCGGGGCTCTCGAAGTACATCGACTTGAAGCTTGTCGGACGGCTGGAGCTCCCCTCGGGGGCCATGGCGATGCGGTACGCACCGAAACGGTAG
- a CDS encoding TetR/AcrR family transcriptional regulator, translating into MNAKVEQKDRSHENILASAARLLREKGIAGARVAEVMKGAGLTVGGFYAHFASKEALIDDTIRRTSAALRAELFGRLDAKPKEARAEIVLKRYLSARHRDDIDRGCPLPAVVGEVGTTAPQHRESVREMLEEMTTGLEEHLPPEGPLPRRTIALGLLAMMYGGLSLARALRGSPLSDEMIKACRTLGAFAARAGAEP; encoded by the coding sequence GTGAACGCCAAGGTCGAGCAGAAGGACAGGTCCCACGAGAACATCCTCGCGTCGGCGGCGCGTTTGCTCCGGGAGAAAGGCATTGCCGGGGCCCGCGTCGCCGAGGTGATGAAGGGAGCGGGCCTCACCGTCGGCGGCTTCTACGCCCACTTCGCCTCGAAAGAGGCCCTGATCGACGACACCATCCGGCGCACCAGCGCCGCACTGCGCGCGGAGCTGTTCGGCAGGCTCGACGCAAAGCCCAAGGAGGCGCGCGCCGAGATCGTCCTCAAGCGCTACCTGTCGGCACGCCACCGGGACGACATCGACCGCGGCTGCCCGCTCCCTGCCGTCGTCGGCGAGGTGGGCACGACGGCGCCCCAGCACCGGGAGTCCGTGCGCGAGATGCTCGAAGAGATGACCACAGGCCTGGAGGAGCACCTGCCGCCCGAAGGCCCCCTGCCACGTCGGACGATCGCCCTCGGGCTCCTCGCGATGATGTACGGGGGCCTGAGCCTGGCCCGCGCCCTGCGCGGCAGCCCCCTCTCCGACGAGATGATCAAGGCCTGCCGCACCCTCGGCGCCTTCGCCGCACGCGCCGGCGCCGAGCCATGA
- a CDS encoding chitinase, giving the protein MSRQLRFAPASLLSLLFAVAASGTGGCVAEDAQLDEDMERHTLAVGCQDVPSWAENVGYTVGTVVSFQGKTYECRQSHTSLGGWTPEAVPALWLETGTCSNTSSSTTTTSGNGGSGGAGGNGGSGGSGGSGGSGGSGGSGGSGGGPTSTFAEHALIGYWHNFTNPSGCTIPLSQVSSDWDVIVVAFADNDPQSNGTVHFTPFPGGGSCPAINAAQFKTDIAAKRAAGKIVALSLGGAEGTITLNTAADEANFVSSLTGIIQEWGFDGIDVDLESGSGLLHGTQIQQRLVTAIKTINTNVGGNMYLSMAPEHPYVQGGVVAYSGIWGAYLPVIDGLRDELDLLHVQLYNNSSVPTPNTPAYRNGKLYPEATVDNLVVSVTMLLEGFTMANGSQFQGLPASKLAFGLPSGPSASNSPVTSNATIQNAYRCITQRTNCGEHVPSASYPSFRGVMTWSINWDRHDGYVFSQPLGAFLHN; this is encoded by the coding sequence ATGTCGCGTCAGCTCCGCTTCGCCCCCGCATCCCTGCTGTCTCTCCTCTTCGCCGTGGCGGCATCAGGCACGGGGGGATGCGTCGCAGAGGACGCGCAGCTCGACGAGGACATGGAGCGGCACACGCTGGCGGTGGGGTGCCAGGACGTCCCGAGCTGGGCCGAGAACGTCGGCTACACGGTGGGCACCGTGGTGAGCTTCCAGGGGAAGACGTACGAGTGTCGCCAGAGCCATACGAGCCTCGGAGGCTGGACGCCCGAGGCCGTGCCCGCGCTGTGGCTGGAGACGGGGACGTGCTCGAACACGAGCAGCAGCACGACCACCACGAGCGGGAACGGTGGCAGTGGCGGCGCGGGTGGGAATGGTGGTTCCGGGGGCAGTGGTGGCTCGGGAGGCAGTGGCGGCTCCGGGGGCAGTGGCGGCTCCGGCGGTGGACCCACCAGCACCTTCGCGGAGCACGCGCTGATCGGCTACTGGCACAACTTCACGAACCCCAGCGGCTGCACCATTCCCCTGTCGCAGGTGTCCAGCGACTGGGACGTCATCGTCGTCGCGTTCGCCGACAACGATCCGCAGAGCAACGGGACGGTGCACTTCACGCCCTTCCCGGGCGGCGGGAGCTGCCCGGCCATCAACGCGGCGCAGTTCAAGACCGACATCGCGGCGAAGCGCGCGGCAGGGAAGATCGTGGCGCTCTCGCTCGGTGGGGCCGAGGGGACGATCACGCTGAACACGGCCGCGGACGAGGCGAACTTCGTCAGCAGCTTGACGGGGATCATCCAGGAGTGGGGCTTCGACGGGATCGACGTGGACCTGGAGAGCGGCTCCGGGTTGCTGCACGGGACGCAGATCCAGCAGCGGCTGGTCACCGCCATCAAGACGATCAACACCAACGTGGGCGGGAACATGTACCTGTCGATGGCGCCGGAGCACCCGTACGTGCAAGGGGGCGTCGTCGCGTACTCGGGGATCTGGGGCGCGTACTTGCCCGTCATCGATGGGCTGCGGGACGAACTCGATCTCCTGCACGTGCAGCTCTACAACAACAGCAGCGTCCCCACGCCGAACACGCCGGCGTACCGGAACGGGAAGCTCTATCCCGAGGCCACGGTCGACAACCTGGTCGTCTCGGTGACGATGCTCCTGGAGGGCTTCACCATGGCGAACGGGTCGCAGTTCCAGGGGCTCCCTGCGAGCAAGCTGGCGTTCGGGTTGCCCTCGGGGCCCAGTGCGTCGAACTCGCCGGTGACGAGCAACGCGACGATCCAGAACGCTTACCGCTGCATCACGCAGCGCACGAACTGCGGCGAGCACGTTCCCTCGGCGAGCTATCCGAGCTTCCGTGGGGTGATGACGTGGTCGATCAACTGGGACCGGCACGACGGGTACGTCTTCTCGCAGCCGCTCGGCGCCTTCCTGCACAACTGA
- a CDS encoding PaaI family thioesterase, whose translation MTEAIRPPKTTKHLDDIQRLARGELPPPGIAKLVGFTIGGIDLGRTVAEMDTGPQHANPMGTLHGGVVCDLSDAAMGMAMATTLEDDESFTTLDLTVKFFKPIWKAHIKASAVVVKRTRTLGLIECTVEDDKGSLVARVYSTCMVLRGQAAEGR comes from the coding sequence ATGACCGAAGCCATCCGCCCTCCGAAGACGACGAAGCACCTCGACGACATCCAGCGCCTCGCGCGCGGTGAACTCCCCCCACCCGGCATCGCGAAGCTCGTGGGCTTCACCATCGGCGGCATCGACCTCGGCCGCACCGTCGCCGAGATGGACACCGGCCCGCAGCATGCCAACCCGATGGGAACCTTGCACGGCGGGGTGGTGTGCGACCTCTCCGACGCCGCCATGGGCATGGCGATGGCGACGACACTCGAAGACGACGAGAGCTTCACCACGCTCGACCTGACGGTGAAGTTCTTCAAGCCCATCTGGAAGGCACACATCAAGGCCTCCGCCGTGGTGGTGAAGCGAACGCGCACCCTCGGACTCATCGAGTGCACCGTCGAAGACGACAAGGGCAGCCTGGTGGCCCGGGTGTACAGCACCTGCATGGTGCTCCGCGGCCAGGCCGCCGAAGGACGCTGA
- a CDS encoding HTH domain-containing protein, whose amino-acid sequence MQRTERLFALAEYLRGRRTGVTAEALAERFGVTIRTIYRDLDALRAAAMPVAAERGRGGGYALDRSYSLPPVNFTAREAALLVALGRFAIDTRLLPFTDTLQSALDKVRSALSTSAQRDLLARLSELSFSGVPGLPSNKDVRAAVERAWFEQQPLRIVYVDGNYIQTTREIRIQSILMDRHETRLDAIDLNRGERRHFRLDRIAQAEVMRIAPR is encoded by the coding sequence GTGCAGCGAACCGAGCGACTCTTCGCCCTGGCCGAGTACCTGCGCGGCCGCCGCACCGGCGTCACCGCCGAGGCCCTCGCCGAGCGCTTCGGCGTGACCATCCGCACCATCTACCGCGACCTCGACGCCCTCCGCGCCGCCGCGATGCCCGTCGCTGCGGAGCGGGGCCGTGGCGGCGGCTACGCCCTCGACCGCAGCTACAGCCTCCCCCCGGTGAACTTCACCGCGCGCGAAGCCGCCCTCCTCGTCGCCCTGGGCCGCTTCGCCATCGACACCCGCCTCCTCCCGTTCACCGACACCCTCCAGTCCGCCCTCGACAAGGTCCGCTCCGCCCTCTCCACCTCGGCCCAGCGCGACCTCCTCGCCCGCCTGTCGGAGCTGTCGTTCAGCGGCGTGCCCGGCCTCCCCAGCAACAAGGACGTCCGCGCCGCCGTCGAGCGGGCGTGGTTCGAGCAGCAGCCACTCCGCATCGTGTACGTGGACGGCAACTACATCCAGACGACCCGCGAGATCCGCATCCAGTCGATTCTGATGGACCGCCACGAGACCCGCCTCGACGCGATCGACCTGAACCGGGGCGAGCGCCGCCATTTTCGCCTCGACCGCATCGCGCAGGCCGAGGTCATGCGCATCGCCCCCCGCTGA